NNNNNNNNNNNNNNNNNNNNNNNNNNNNNNNNNNNNNNNNNNNNNNNNNNNNNNNNNNNNNNNNNNNNNNNNNNNNNNNNNNNNNNNNNNNNNNNNNNNNNNNNNNNNNNNNNNNNNNNNNNNNNNNNNNNNNNNNNNNNNNNNNNNNNNNNNNNNNNNNNNNNNNNNNNNNNNNNNNNNNNNNNNNNNNNNNNNNNNNNNNNNNNNNNNNNNNNNNNNNNNNNNNNNNNNNNNNNNNNNNNNNNNNNNNNNNNNNNNNNNNNNNNNNNNNNNNNNNNNNNNNNNNNNNNNNNNNNNNNNNNNNNNNNNNNNNNNNNNNNNNNNNNNNNNNNNNNNNNNNNNNNNNNNNNNNNNNNNNNNNNNNNNNNNNNNNNNNNNNNNNNNNNNNNNNNNNNNNNNNNNNNNNNNNNNGGATCCATACCTTTTATGTGGGAGCAAATTGTCGATCTGACTTACAAGCCGAAATTTGAGATTGTCCAACCTGAAGAAGCTGTAAGTACTAATTAACTAACCACTTGCTCTTTGCGTACTTTAAATAACTTGTATTGGGTGCTTCTCTTGCAGACACGGATAGCTGAGCGGCACTTTTTGGACCTAAGGAAAAAATATGGATCAGTTTTGGCAGTTGATCTTGTTAATAAGGTACAGTTATGTGACTGAAGGTGTGGTGCAGGTCATATTTGTGCATTGCATAAATCTACTTTAACTTTTATTCATTAATATTTCTCTAATCAGCATGGTGGCGAGGGGCGCTTAAGCGAGAAGTATGCTAGTGTTATGCAACACATAACTGGGGATGATATAAGGTAGTCAATCTGTTCCTCTAATGTGCTTTTAGAAAGTTTGCTTATTGTCTTCAACTCTTGTAGATATCTGCACTTCGATTTCCATAAAATCTGTGGGCATATTCATTTTGAGCGCTTATCAATTCTGTATGAGCAGATCGAGGGGTTTCTCGAACAAAATGGGTATGACTTTCTTGGACATTTCTAGTTAATTAATCTTGAAATCTGAgtaagtataaataaaaaatggaatgTCATTTTGAGTTACCTGAATTACACAGGTACTTTCTGTTGAATGAAAAGGGTGATAAAATGAAGGAGCAGCTTGGTGTTGTCCGATCAAACTGCATAGACTGCTTAGACCGTACAAATGTCACCCAGGTTAGTCATAATACTATGCTGCTGCTCCTCTGATCTCATTAGCATTTGCTCATCCATGCTGCATACTTCCTGCCAAGTGCAGAGCATGATAGGTCGAAAGATGCTAGAACTTCAACTCAAAAGGATCGGTGTTTTTGGTGCTGAAGAAACCATAAGCTCACATCTGAATTTTGATGAACGCTATAAAATATGTCAGTCTCCTATCTTTGTAGGAAATCTGATATTGCACTACTTAGATGTAAAGTTTGAATTTATACGTGTTGCTTATGTGCTTTTCGCCTTTCAGTGTGGGCTAATCATGGTGATGAAATCAGCATTCAGTACTCTGGTACTCCTGCACTTAAAGGAGATTTCGTCAGGTACTTTTGCGATATGTTTAATCTAGGGGTGTTTTCTAGATATACTCTACATGCCATCTAATGTGTCTCTAACCGGCTCAATACTAGGTATGGACATCGGACTGCCCATGGCGTCGTTAAAGATGGCTGGAGCTCCCTTGTACGCTATTACCTTAATAACTTTGCTGATGGAACTAAGCAGGTCAGTGGCTTTTCATTCTCAGCAACTATACTTGTATCATATAATTATGTTCAGTTGGATACCTAGAACTGTGTGCTACTACTTGTGGTATCACTTACCTCTGTAACTGGAATGTGTCCTGACTCTAGTTAATATGGCTGTGTGAAACAGGATGCGATTGATCTCCTGCAAGGGCACTATATAGTTGCTGTGAGNCCATTTTGAGCGCTTATCAATTCTGTATGAGCAGATTGAGGGGTTTCTCGAACAAAATGGGTATGACTTTCTTGGACATTTCTAGTTAATTAATCTTGAAATCTGAgtaagtataaataaaaaatggaatgTCATTTTGAGTTACCTGAATTACACAGGTACTTTCTGTTGAATGAAAAGGGTGATAAAATGAAGGAGCAGCTTGGTGTTGTCCGATCAAACTGCATAGACTGCTTAGACCGTACAAATGTCACCCAGGTTAGTCATAATACTATGCTGCTGCTCCTCTGATCTCATTAGCATTTGCTCATCCATGCTGCATACTTCCTGCCAAGTGCAGAGCATGATAGGTCGAAAGATGCTAGAACTTCAACTCAAAAGGATCGGTGTTTTTGGTGCTGAAGAAACCATAAGCTCACATCTGAATTTTGATGAACGCTATAAAATATGTCAGTCTCCTATCTTTGTAGGAAATCTGATATTGCACTACTTAGATGTAAAGTTTGAATTTATACGTGTTGCTTATGTGCTTTTCGCCTTTCAGTGTGGGCTAATCATGGTGATGAAATCAGCATTCAGTACTCTGGTACTCCTGCACTTAAAGGAGATTTCGTCAGGTACTTTTGCGATATGTTTAATCTAGGGGTGTTTTCTAGATATACTCTACATGCCATCTAATGTGTCTCTAACCGGCTCAATACTAGGTATGGACATCGGACTGCCCATGGCGTCGTTAAAGATGGCTGGAGCTCCCTTGTACGCTATTACCTTAATAACTTTGCTGATGGAACTAAGCAGGTCAGTGGCTTTTCATTCTCAGCAACTATACTTGTATCATATAATTATGTTCAGTTGGATACCTAGAACTGTGTGCTACTACTTGTGGTATCACTTACCTCTGTAACTGGAATGTGTCCTGACTCTAGTTAATATGGCTGTGTGAAACAGGATGCGATTGATCTCCTGCAAGGGCACTATATAGTTGCTGTGAGCCGAGACATGGCACCTGTGCCTCAAAAGGGAGGCCTTGAGGCTGTAGCAGTAAGCATTCATCAATTaactatttttcaatttcttagcGCACAAAGAATATATAGTCTTACAACGAAGTTATTTCATTTCTCAGAACTTCCCAGTAGCATTGTTCGTGGTTCTGATCAGTTTCTGGTTTGCAACAATGTCTCTGAAACAAAGTAAGTATGATCTCTCTTTTGATGAATAAATAGATTTTCTTTCAAACGTAACCTAAAACTGTGTAAATTTCTGAGCAGCTGGGAGTGATTATAAGCATAAGCACTTGTTCTTCTCATTGCTGTGGACGGGGATTTGTGTGGGCGTAGCTGCACTAGTGAGGGCCAATGGTCGGATCTTCTGCAACCGGCCTCGTCTGCACAAGCCCAGATcctgatttatttaatttactgGGGTGACCATTGTGATCACATGGAGCTCAAGTCAGAGCCAAAAGTTTTCTCTGTTTGTTATTTCATTGTATCAAATTACGTTGGACCTTGGGACGCCAGCTAGAGGCAATTGTCTCAGGTGGATATCCCTTGAGATTTCAAACTCCCACAACCATCAATTACTCGATACAATTACACATGCTTCTTCATATTCATTCTTTCTATGCTTTTTCTCGGTCCTAAAAATGGTTTTCCAACATCTCCGAATAAGAGCAAGACGACGaacaattaattaattctaTCTGGTACACAATGTGCTGATTCTTCATGAAAGAGTGGTTTGAGCACGAATATAACATTCAAGTTCCCCGCCAAACCTCAGCTCtctat
The Camelina sativa cultivar DH55 chromosome 6, Cs, whole genome shotgun sequence genome window above contains:
- the LOC104791381 gene encoding phosphoinositide phosphatase SAC7-like; its protein translation is IPFMWEQIVDLTYKPKFEIVQPEEATRIAERHFLDLRKKYGSVLAVDLVNKHGGEGRLSEKYASVMQHITGDDIRYLHFDFHKICGHIHFERLSILYEQIEGFLEQNGYFLLNEKGDKMKEQLGVVRSNCIDCLDRTNVTQSMIGRKMLELQLKRIGVFGAEETISSHLNFDERYKILWANHGDEISIQYSGTPALKGDFVRYGHRTAHGVVKDGWSSLVRYYLNNFADGTKQDAIDLLQGHYIVAVSRDMAPVPQKGGLEAVANFPVALFVVLISFWFATMSLKQTGSDYKHKHLFFSLLWTGICVGVAALVRANGRIFCNRPRLHKPRS